Proteins encoded together in one Streptomyces umbrinus window:
- a CDS encoding FMN-binding negative transcriptional regulator codes for MLEQEIFRVDDPGRIRDLARAHPWATLISHTPDRGLVVSHLPVLVDDSSQDTGDTRDAGCTLLGHLARTDARKHELGSHEVVVVLQGPHGYISPSWYGETPHVPTWNFTVLHVHGRPEVLDPADTYDVLSATVDHFEDRLPEPWRPARVESYAHRIAAAVTGFRLPATKVTAKAKLSQDEREEIVLRLAGALESGGPYAVPELARAMRDIRRKP; via the coding sequence ATGCTGGAGCAGGAGATCTTCCGGGTCGACGACCCCGGACGGATCCGTGATCTCGCGAGAGCCCACCCCTGGGCCACCCTGATCAGTCACACTCCCGACCGCGGACTGGTCGTCTCCCACCTGCCGGTCCTGGTCGACGACTCGAGCCAGGACACCGGTGACACCCGGGACGCCGGCTGCACGCTCCTCGGTCACCTCGCCAGGACCGACGCCAGGAAGCACGAACTCGGCTCCCACGAGGTCGTCGTCGTGCTCCAGGGGCCGCACGGCTACATCTCGCCGAGCTGGTACGGGGAGACACCCCACGTCCCGACCTGGAACTTCACCGTCCTGCACGTCCACGGCCGCCCCGAGGTCCTCGACCCGGCGGACACGTACGACGTGCTGTCGGCCACCGTCGACCACTTCGAGGACCGCTTGCCCGAGCCATGGCGGCCGGCCCGCGTGGAGAGTTACGCCCACCGGATCGCCGCCGCCGTCACCGGATTCCGGCTGCCCGCCACGAAGGTGACCGCCAAGGCGAAGCTGAGCCAGGACGAGCGCGAGGAGATCGTCCTCCGCCTCGCCGGGGCCCTCGAATCCGGCGGGCCGTACGCCGTTCCCGAACTCGCCCGCGCCATGCGCGACATCCGGAGGAAGCCGTGA
- a CDS encoding ABC transporter ATP-binding protein has protein sequence MPDDVPTCAPLLEARGLVKHYRSGGLPLGGRRRATVKAVDGVDLTLRRGSTLGLVGESGCGKSTLTRLLMALDRPTSGTVLVEGRDLLTLPSAELRRRRRDIQLVMQDPYASLDPRMTALEIVREPLDIHRDLMPTKERASWAHELLHMVGLDPGHAHRHPHQFSGGQRQRLGIARALALRPKILVCDEPVSALDVSVQAQVINLFKELQREFGLSYVFIAHDLAVVRHVADEVAVMYLGRIVEHGDRDTVYSRPAHPYTRALLSAVPDPNPRGRGATGRIVLQGDPPSPTRPPTGCAFHTRCWKSEEICVDQQPVPTPELAVGRRQVSCHFPEN, from the coding sequence GTGCCCGATGACGTCCCGACCTGTGCCCCGCTCCTTGAGGCGCGCGGCCTGGTCAAGCACTACCGGTCCGGCGGACTGCCCCTCGGCGGCAGGCGCCGGGCCACGGTCAAGGCCGTCGACGGCGTCGACCTGACCCTGCGGCGGGGCTCGACCCTCGGTCTCGTGGGCGAGTCCGGCTGCGGCAAGTCGACCCTCACCCGCCTGCTGATGGCACTGGACCGGCCCACCTCCGGCACCGTCCTCGTCGAGGGCCGGGACCTGCTCACCCTGCCGTCGGCCGAGCTGCGCCGCCGCAGGCGGGACATCCAACTGGTCATGCAGGACCCGTACGCCTCCCTCGATCCCCGGATGACGGCCCTGGAGATCGTCCGTGAACCGCTCGACATCCACCGCGACCTGATGCCGACGAAGGAACGCGCGTCCTGGGCGCACGAGTTGCTCCACATGGTCGGGCTCGACCCCGGGCACGCGCACCGCCACCCCCACCAGTTCTCCGGCGGGCAGCGCCAGCGCCTCGGCATCGCCCGCGCACTCGCGCTCCGCCCGAAGATCCTGGTCTGCGACGAGCCGGTGTCGGCGCTCGACGTGTCCGTGCAGGCCCAGGTGATCAACCTGTTCAAGGAGCTGCAGCGGGAGTTCGGGCTCAGTTACGTGTTCATCGCGCACGATCTGGCCGTGGTCCGGCACGTCGCCGACGAGGTCGCCGTCATGTATCTGGGGCGGATCGTCGAGCACGGCGACCGCGACACCGTCTACTCTCGCCCCGCGCATCCGTACACCCGGGCGCTGCTCTCGGCCGTCCCGGATCCGAACCCGCGCGGGCGGGGCGCCACCGGCCGCATAGTGCTGCAGGGCGACCCTCCCAGCCCGACCCGGCCACCCACCGGCTGCGCCTTCCACACGCGCTGCTGGAAGAGCGAGGAGATCTGCGTGGATCAACAGCCTGTTCCGACCCCTGAGTTGGCCGTCGGACGGCGGCAGGTCTCCTGCCACTTCCCCGAGAACTGA
- a CDS encoding cellulose binding domain-containing protein, with amino-acid sequence MRFAKKRLRATAHTAVAVAMGAAALTALPTTASAAADGLSVQYRTSATGAGADQAEPWFKVKNTGTTSVPLSGVKVRYYFKADSPDATYRFACSWAVKGCANVTGTFGTLANPTATADRYLEVGFTSGAGSLAPGADTGDLQLRFFQSNWASLNQSDDYSFGASRTSYGDWTKVTAQLAGTLLWGQAPAGNGPTDPPTDPPTDPPAEGAALFDDFNYSGHTDPRISANGWNVRSNSGGPGVPGATWAPENVTFATTGGNSIMNLETSTAGTAASTEQTEILTRSTKFKNGTYAARVRFNDAPKYGPDGDRLVQTFFTINDLKAPMADDYAEYDFEYLPNGGWGEPANILYTTSWETYQADPWVAVNQHTEARQSFSGWHDLVLTIDNSTIKYYVDGQLFGTHGAQYLPERPMSINFNQWLIDLAGQTSTTARAYDQQVDYVMHVKDQVLTPAQVSAKLNAYRSAGTRFEDTVPGA; translated from the coding sequence ATGAGATTCGCGAAGAAGAGGCTGCGCGCCACCGCACACACCGCCGTCGCCGTGGCCATGGGCGCCGCCGCGCTCACGGCACTCCCCACCACCGCGAGCGCGGCCGCCGACGGGCTGAGCGTCCAGTACCGTACGAGCGCCACCGGAGCCGGCGCCGACCAGGCCGAACCCTGGTTCAAGGTGAAGAACACCGGTACCACCAGCGTGCCGTTGAGCGGCGTCAAGGTCCGCTACTACTTCAAGGCCGACTCGCCGGACGCGACCTACCGCTTCGCCTGTTCCTGGGCGGTCAAGGGCTGTGCCAACGTCACGGGCACCTTCGGCACACTCGCCAACCCGACCGCCACGGCCGACCGCTACCTGGAGGTCGGCTTCACCTCCGGTGCCGGTTCGCTGGCCCCGGGCGCCGACACCGGCGACCTGCAACTGCGCTTCTTCCAGTCGAACTGGGCGTCGCTGAACCAGAGCGACGACTACTCCTTCGGCGCCTCCCGGACGTCGTACGGCGACTGGACCAAGGTCACGGCCCAGCTGGCCGGCACGCTCCTGTGGGGCCAGGCCCCGGCGGGCAACGGGCCGACGGATCCGCCCACCGACCCGCCGACAGATCCTCCGGCCGAGGGCGCCGCGCTGTTCGACGACTTCAACTACAGCGGCCACACCGACCCGAGGATCTCGGCGAACGGCTGGAACGTGCGCTCCAACTCCGGTGGCCCCGGCGTGCCCGGCGCCACCTGGGCGCCCGAGAACGTCACCTTCGCCACCACGGGCGGCAACTCCATCATGAACCTGGAGACCTCGACCGCAGGCACCGCGGCGAGCACCGAGCAGACCGAGATCCTCACCAGGTCGACGAAGTTCAAGAACGGCACCTACGCGGCCCGCGTCAGGTTCAACGACGCGCCCAAGTACGGCCCGGACGGCGACCGACTCGTCCAGACGTTCTTCACGATCAACGACCTCAAGGCGCCGATGGCGGACGACTACGCCGAGTACGACTTCGAGTACCTGCCCAACGGCGGCTGGGGCGAGCCGGCCAACATCCTCTACACGACGTCCTGGGAGACCTACCAGGCCGACCCGTGGGTGGCGGTCAACCAGCACACCGAGGCCCGCCAGAGCTTCAGCGGCTGGCACGACCTGGTGCTGACCATCGACAACAGCACCATCAAGTACTACGTCGACGGACAGCTCTTCGGCACCCACGGCGCCCAGTACCTGCCGGAGCGGCCGATGTCGATCAACTTCAACCAGTGGCTGATCGACCTCGCGGGCCAGACCAGCACCACCGCGCGGGCGTACGACCAGCAGGTCGACTACGTCATGCACGTCAAGGACCAGGTCCTCACGCCGGCCCAGGTCAGCGCCAAGCTGAACGCGTACCGCAGCGCGGGCACCAGGTTCGAGGACACCGTCCCCGGCGCCTGA
- a CDS encoding amidohydrolase, translated as MTKPNSVTDPNTAATGAPSATAEPLTLHRVHLGAGGPLSDVRIESGLVRAVFPAGEAPRADGQSLDLDGRTLLPGLWDSHVHMVQWAGLRRRLDVSGARSAREAADAVGRQAAALPAGEHMIGYGFRDGLWPDAPHKNLLDALVPDRPALLISMDLHSAWLNSAGLALVGRGDHPTGLLREDECIQAMAQLPTASVELTDQWVQEACVAAAARGITGIVDFEYADNIADWTRRMNGAPVPLRVAASIWSPQLEAAIGRGLRTGQTLDTPGGLLEVGPFKLLTDGSLNTRTALCHEAYPGAVPGEPGSHGLEQLPPQELVSLLRHASSHGIEPAVHAIGDRANEMTLDAFEAVRCHGRIEHGQLLAPKDIPRFAELGVTVSIQPTHAVDDRDVADRHWAGRTHRAYAFADLLDAGAVLALGSDAPVATLDPWLTMASAVTRTGDERPPWHPEQRIPVAAALAGSSRGRRLIRVGDRADLVVTDADPLTADARTLREMPVHATLLAGAWTHGPSL; from the coding sequence GTGACCAAGCCGAACAGCGTGACCGACCCGAACACCGCGGCGACCGGCGCCCCCTCGGCCACCGCCGAGCCGCTCACCCTGCACCGCGTCCACCTCGGCGCGGGCGGACCGCTGAGCGACGTCCGTATCGAGTCCGGTCTCGTCAGGGCCGTCTTTCCGGCGGGCGAAGCACCGCGCGCGGACGGGCAGAGCCTCGACCTCGACGGCCGTACGCTGCTGCCGGGGCTGTGGGACTCACACGTACACATGGTCCAGTGGGCGGGCCTGCGCCGGCGGCTCGACGTGTCCGGCGCCCGCTCGGCGCGGGAGGCCGCGGACGCGGTCGGCAGGCAGGCCGCAGCCCTGCCGGCCGGTGAGCACATGATCGGCTACGGCTTCCGCGACGGACTGTGGCCGGACGCACCCCACAAGAACCTCCTCGACGCCCTCGTCCCGGACCGCCCCGCCCTGCTGATCAGCATGGATCTGCACTCCGCCTGGCTCAACTCGGCCGGACTCGCCCTGGTCGGACGCGGCGACCACCCCACCGGACTGCTGCGCGAGGACGAGTGCATCCAGGCCATGGCCCAACTCCCCACCGCCTCGGTGGAGTTGACGGACCAATGGGTGCAGGAGGCCTGCGTCGCCGCCGCCGCGCGAGGGATCACCGGCATCGTCGACTTCGAGTACGCGGACAACATCGCGGACTGGACCCGCCGGATGAACGGCGCCCCGGTGCCGCTCCGTGTGGCCGCCTCCATCTGGTCCCCGCAACTGGAGGCGGCGATCGGGCGCGGGCTCCGCACCGGCCAGACCCTGGACACCCCCGGCGGGCTCCTGGAGGTCGGGCCGTTCAAGCTGCTCACCGACGGCTCGCTCAACACCCGTACCGCGCTGTGCCACGAGGCGTACCCGGGCGCGGTCCCCGGCGAGCCCGGCTCCCACGGACTGGAGCAACTGCCCCCGCAGGAGCTGGTGTCCCTGCTGCGCCACGCCTCCTCCCACGGGATCGAGCCCGCGGTCCACGCGATCGGGGACCGCGCGAACGAGATGACTCTCGACGCGTTCGAGGCGGTGCGCTGCCACGGCCGGATCGAGCACGGCCAGTTGCTCGCCCCCAAGGACATCCCGCGCTTCGCCGAACTGGGCGTCACCGTGAGCATCCAGCCCACCCACGCGGTGGACGACCGGGACGTCGCCGACCGGCACTGGGCGGGCCGGACCCACCGGGCGTACGCCTTCGCCGACCTGCTCGACGCCGGGGCCGTCCTGGCGCTGGGCTCCGACGCCCCCGTCGCCACGCTCGACCCCTGGCTGACCATGGCGTCCGCGGTGACCCGGACCGGCGACGAGCGCCCGCCGTGGCACCCGGAACAGCGGATACCGGTGGCGGCCGCCCTCGCCGGCTCGTCCCGGGGCCGGCGGCTGATCCGGGTCGGCGACCGGGCGGACCTGGTGGTGACCGACGCCGATCCGCTCACCGCGGACGCCCGGACCCTGCGCGAGATGCCGGTGCACGCCACGCTGCTCGCCGGCGCCTGGACCCACGGGCCGTCACTGTGA
- a CDS encoding transposase, producing the protein MRSSVCYLDRQEQLAERAIELLGPEEEAPRRRLGNMRDYMRWVRGSHHDLLTQWRTYRSQAADQTTDRQTDRPTEETVAPAAGLREKGGPAAGEPSSTPAPTDDDEEIREHLSATLSPVLARHLVPDALWAAAEPLLASESANERAAFTAVVYVLTSGCSWQQLPAQFGISHSTAHRRFTAWSRADLWRRWLDTLSAAPVDAADLAWCSTIVKSAASRRPGSGG; encoded by the coding sequence GTGAGGTCGTCGGTGTGCTATCTGGACCGGCAGGAACAGCTCGCCGAGCGGGCCATCGAACTGCTCGGCCCGGAGGAGGAGGCGCCTCGCCGCCGCCTGGGCAACATGCGCGACTACATGCGCTGGGTCCGGGGCAGCCACCACGACCTGCTGACCCAGTGGCGGACTTACCGGTCCCAGGCCGCCGACCAGACGACTGACCGGCAGACGGACCGGCCCACGGAGGAGACCGTGGCCCCGGCCGCCGGGCTCCGGGAGAAGGGCGGCCCGGCGGCCGGGGAACCGTCGTCGACGCCCGCGCCGACGGACGACGACGAGGAGATCCGCGAGCACCTCTCCGCAACGCTGAGCCCCGTCCTGGCACGGCATCTCGTACCGGACGCGCTGTGGGCCGCCGCCGAACCGCTGCTGGCCTCAGAATCCGCGAACGAACGCGCGGCGTTCACCGCCGTGGTCTACGTGCTCACCTCGGGCTGCAGCTGGCAGCAGCTCCCGGCACAGTTCGGGATCTCGCACTCCACCGCGCACCGCCGCTTCACCGCGTGGAGCAGGGCGGACCTCTGGCGGCGCTGGCTCGACACCCTGTCCGCGGCGCCCGTGGACGCCGCGGACCTCGCCTGGTGCTCGACGATCGTCAAGTCGGCCGCGAGCCGCCGGCCCGGCAGCGGAGGGTGA